CCAGGCGGGGACCGGCTGGACGAGGTTGGCCGCCGCCCTGACCGGCACCCGGCCGGCCACCCGGTGCAGGAGGCCGCCCTCGGTGTCGGCGGCCTGGACGACGTTCACCGGCTCGGCCCAGGCGTCGAAGGCGGCGTCGACGTCCTCGACCCGACGGGCCCGCAGCAACGGCAGAAGCGCCCCGAAGCCGAGGTCACCGGTCACCCGGGGCGGGTAGCGCAGGGCGAGGGCGGTGGGGAAGCGGTGAGCGGGCGCGTGCGCCGCCCCGGAAGCGTCGGCGGACGGGGCGCCGGGAGCCTCCGCGGCCTCAGCGGCCTCGCCGGCATCCATGGCCTCCGTGGCCTCCGTGGGCTCCGTGGGCTGCGCCCCGGGCATGACGGCGGGCTCGGCCGACGGCGTACCGGGCGCTCGGGCGGCACCGGCGGACGGCGTGCCGGGCACGTCGGCGGACCGCGCACCGAGGGCGTCCGCGGCCTCGGCGGACCGCGCCCGGGGTACGTCCGCCGTCCCGGCGGACGGCACGCCGGGCTCGCCGGCAGACGGCGCCCCGGGCACCTTCGCGGTTCCGGCGGCCCCGGCCGGACGGGGCGCCTGCTCGGCGGGCGCCGCCTCCGCCGTCAGGCCCTCCGGGCCGCCGGCGATCACCGGGCCTCGGGCCGTCTCCAGCACCTCGATCTCCAGCGGGCGCTCTCCGGCCGTCTCGACCAGTTCGGTGTGGCGGGCGGCCCGGCGCCAGGTTCCGTCCGGGTCGAGGGCCTGGACCCCGGCGCCGGTGCGGCGCAGGCGCTCGCGGTAGAGGTCCTGGTAGTCGGCCATGGCGTTCGTGACGGACCAGGCGACCGTGCCGGTGTGGCCGAAGTGGGCGATGCCCGGGACGCCCGGCACGGCGAGGCCCACGACGTCGAACTCCGGGCAGGACAGCCGGATCTGCTGGTAGACGCCCGGGTCCTCGATGAAGCGGTGCGGGTCGCCGGCCAGCAGCGGCAGACCGGTCTCGGTGCGGTCGCCGGACAGCAGCCAGCCGTTGCTGCCCGCGGTGCCGGGGCCGTCGGTGGCGAAGAGGCCGACCGCCCCCGGGCCGAGATGCCGTACCGCCTGCTCGCGCCAGAGCTTGGCGGGGAAGCCGGCGAAGAGCAGGTGGGTGGCGAGCCACACGCCGAGCGGGGTCCAGGGCTGCCAGGCCCCGGGCGCGAGGCCGGTCCGCGCGAACTCCGGGGCGCGCCGGGCACCGTCCGCCAGGCCCTCGTTGACACCGTCGACGTACGACCGGACCCATCGCGCGGTCTCGGCGTCACGGCGCTCCAGGGTCGCGAAGCAGCGCCTGGCGGTGTCGTCGAGGCGGGCCCGGCGGACGAGGACGTCCCAGGACAGTGCGGGGGCGCCGAGGAACGCGGCCGAGGTGCCCTGGGCGCGGTGCCGTTCGACCTCGATCTGCCAGGCGCGGTCCAGGGCGGTGACCCGGCCCTGGGCGCGGGCGAGGGCCAGGACGTCGGGGGCCCGCAGATGGGGGATGCCCCAGGCATCGCGGTAGGTCTCGGTCGTCACCCGGGGACACCCCTCACTCGCCATTAATTTAGGTTAGCCTTGCCTAAATGAATCTCGGGCATCCTACGCCGGACGGCAGAGCCGCGGGAGCCACCCCCCGGCTGCGCCCCGCAACCCGGCGGGCGATCATCGAGCCATGGACGTCACCCTGCACCTCGCCCAGGACCCCGAGGCCGACGCGCTGCTCGGGCGCAGTCCGCTCGCCGCGCTGACCGGGATGCTGCTGGACCAGCAGATCCCGATGGAGTGGGCGTTCAAGGGACCCGCGGCCATCGCCGGACGGCTGGGCGCCGAGGACCTGGACGCGCACGAGATCGCGGTCATGGACCCGGAGACCTTCGCCGGGCTGCTCTCCGCCAAGCCCGCCGTGCACCGCTACCCGGGCTCGATGGCCAAGCGCATCCAGCAGCTGTGCCAGTACCTGGTCGAGCACTACGACGGGAACGCCGAGCTGGTCTGGAAGGGCGTCGACGACGGCGCCGAGCTGCTGCGGCGGCTCCAGGACCTGCCCGGCTTCGGCAAGCAGAAGGCGCAGATCTTCCTCGCCCTGCTCGGCAAGCAGCTCGGCGTGCGTCCCGAGGGCTGGCGGGAGGCCGCGGGCGGCTACGGCGAGGCGGAGTCCTTCCGGTCCGTCGCCGACATCACCGGACCCGAGTCGCTGGCCAAGGTGCGCGCCCACAAGCAGGAGATGAAGGCGGCCGCCAAGGCCGACAAGGCCACGAAGGCCGGCAGGACCACCAGGGCCGCCGGGAAGTGACCTCAGCCGCCCGGCCCCGCTCCGCTGGCGGCGGGGGCCGGGCCGGTACCAGCATGGAGCATGACCGAGGCACCCGGCGGCGGCCCCTCCTGGGACCGTGAGTACGACGACCGCACCGTCCACGCGGGCCACGCGCCGCGCGACCACCACGAGCCCGAGCCACCTCTCGAAGGCCCCCTGCACGCCCTGTCCCGGGCCGCCTGGCAGCTCGTCCTGGGCACCGGCGTCGTCTCGCTGGTCCTCGGCGTCCTGGTCCTCGTCTGGCCCGACCAGTCCCTGACGGTGGCAGGGGTCCTGTTCGGCGTGTACCTGCTCGTCAGCGGCGTCTTCCAGCTCGCCGCGGCCTTCGGCACCCACCAGCGGGCCTCGTTGCGCGTGCTGGCCTTCGTCAGCGGCGCGCTGTCCATCCTGCTGGGCCTGTTCTGCTTCCGCGGGCCCATGCAGTCGGTGCTGCTGATCGCCTTGTGGATCGGCATCGGCTGGCTGTTCCGCGGGATCACCCAGACCCTGGCCGCCGTCTCCGACCACCGCATGCCCGCCCGGGGCTGGCACATCGCCCTCGGGATCCTCACCTTCGCCGCCGGCATCGTGCTCATCGACGCGCCGTTCCAGTCGGTCGCGGTGCTGACCCTGGTCGCCGGCTGCTGGCTGGTGGTCGTCGGCGTCGTGGAGATCGTGACCGCGCTGCGCATCCGCGCACGCGCCCGGCAGGTCCCGCGCACGGTGTGAGCCGGACGCTGGGCCAAGCGGCACGGTGATGGCCGGACGCCGGCCCGAGCGGCACGGTGACAGCCGGACGCCGGCCCGAGCGGCACGGTGACAGCCGGACGCTGGGCCGACCGGGCGGCGTGGGCCGAACGCTGTACCGAGCGGCACGGTGACAGCCGGGCACGGGACCGAGCGCCCGGTGATGGCCGAACGCTGGACCGAGCGCACGGCGTGGGCCGAACGCCGGACCGAGCGGCACGGTGACAGCCGGGCACTGGCCCGAGCGCACGGTGATGGCCGGACGCTGGACCGACCGGGCGGCGTGAGCCGGACGCTGGGCCAAGCACACGGTGACAGCCTGACGCTGGGCCGACCGGGCCCTGTGGACCGGGCGCCAGGTCGTGTCGGCCTAGGCCGACCGGGCGGTTCCGGTGCGCCGCGCGAGTCGCGGCGGGGGCCGTGCGGGCACAGACCAGCCGTGAGCGGCACCCCGGGACTCCCCCGCACCCGCACCTGGCTGCGGGTGCTCGTGCTGCTCCTCGCCCTGTGGGTGCCCGGCGCCCATGTGCAGGCCACGACGGCGCCCGCCCCGGCCGCGTCGGCCGGAGCCGCCGAGCACGACGTCCTCGACTCGCTGCTGCGGCCCCCCGCCCGCGCCCTGCACCAGCCCGGCGCGGCCGACCGCGCCGCGCCCCCGGCGGACCCGCCGGTCCCCGCGCGCCCCGCGCCGGGACCGCGTCCCGCCGTGCCGCTGCCGCCGTCGGCCGTGCCCCTGCTGCGCACGGTGGTCCTGCGCTGCTGACCGGTCCCGCCCAGGCCGGTCGGTCCGACGCGAGGAACACCGAGACACACCGAGACACACCGAGGAACACCGCCATGCCCACAGACCCGTACGCGGTCCTGCGCGCCCTGCTGCGCGCGGAGGCCAGGCGCAGCACGCCGCCCCGGCCGGAAGGGCCGGAAGCCGAGAACCCGCCGGCGCCCGCGAAGGAGGAGGACGCCCGCTGACGCACCGGCGGGGGCGGTCTACCGCCTCCGCCGGGCCGTACCGAACAGGGACCGGGTGATCTCGCGGCCGAGCTGGGTGCCGACCGAGCGGGCCAGCGACTTGAACATGCCGCTGCCGACCACCTCCTCGACCAGCGACGGCTCCCGCTCGGGTGCCTTGGTCCGCGGGGCGGGGGCAGGACGGCCGGCCTCGGGCGGCGCGGTGCGCCGGGCGCTCAGCCGCTCGTACGCCGACTCGCGGTCCACAGCCTGTGCATAACGCGCGAAGAGCGCGGACGCCCGTACCTCCCGGTCCAGTTCGTCCGCGTCCACCGGGCCCATCAGGGACTCGGGGGCGCGCAGCCGGGTGGCGGCGACCGGGGTCGGGGCGCCCTGCTCGCCGAGGACGGTCACCACGGCCTCGCCGGTGCCCAGGCCGGTGAGCAGTTCCGCCAGGTCGTAGGGGGAGTCGGGGAAGGTCTTCACGGTGGCCGCGAGGGCCTTCTGGTCGTCCGGGGTGAAGGCCCGCTGGGCGTGCTGGATCCGGCTGCCGAGCTGCCCGAGGACGTCGGAGGGCACGTCCTTCGGGGACTGCGTGACGAAGAAGACGCCGACCCCTTTCGAGCGAATCAGCCGGACGGTCCGGATGATCGACTCCAGGAACGCCTTGGAGGCGTCGCCGAACAGCAGGTGGGCCTCGTCGAAGAAGAAGACCAGCTTGGGCCGGTCGAGGTCGCCGACCTCCGGCAGGTCGTGGAAGAGGTCGGCCAGCAGCCACATCAGGAACGTCGAGAACAGCCGCGGCCGGTCCTGCACGGCGGCCAGTTCGAGCACCGAGACGACGCCCCGCCCGTCCGGTGCCGTGCGCAGCAGGTCGGCCGTGCCGAACTCCGGCTCGCCGAAGAAGTCCGCCATGCCCTCGGCCTCGAAGGCGGTCAGCGAGCGCAGGATCACCCCGGCCGTGGCGGTGGACAGGCCGCCGATCTCGCGCAGTTCGGCCCTGCCCTCGTCCGAGGTCAGGAAGGCGACGACCGCCCTGAGGTCCTTCAGGTCGACCAGTTCGAGGCCCTTGGTGTCGGCGTAGTGGAAGATCAGGCCCAGGGACTGCTCCTGGGTCCGGTTGAGGCCGAGCACCTTGGACAGCAGCACCGGGCCGAAGGCGGTGACGGTGGCCCGCACCGGGACGCCATGGCCGAGCCCGCCGAGCGCCAGGAACTGAGCCGGGAAGCCTGCCGGGGTCCACTCCTGGCCCACCTCGGCGGCGCGCCCGCGCACCCGGTCGCCCGGCTGCCCCGGCCGCGCGATGCCGGACAGGTCGCCCTTGATGTCGGCGAGGAACACCGGCACACCCTGCGCCGACAGCTGCTCGGCGACGAGTTGGAGCGTCTTGGTCTTCCCGGTGCCGGTGGCGCCCGCGACCAGACCGTGCCGGTTGAGCACCGACAGCGGGACGCGCACCGGCGCGCCCGGGTGACAGCGGCCGTCCCACAGGAGGGCGCCGAGTTCAAGGGCGGGCCCGCCGAAGGCGTACCCGGAGGCGATCTCCTGAGCCCCGGCGGGCAGCGTCTCGCTGTCACTCATCTCAGGCCCCTGTTCCCGGTAGTTACCGTTATCACCCGTTTGGACACGGCTTTTCCAGCGTCGCACTCCGGCGCCATGGCTGCGCCCGGAAGGTCTTGACCGGTAGGCTTTCCGTGTGATCTTCAAGCGCATCGGAAACGGCCGGCCGTACCCCGACCACGGCCGGGAAAGCACCCGGCAGTGGGCGGACGTCGCGCCGCGCCCGGTCCGCCTCGATCAGCTCGTGACCACCAAGCAGCAGCTCGACCTGGAGACCCTGCTGGCCGAGGACTCCACGTTCTACGGCGACCTCTTCGCGCACGTCGTGAAGTGGCAGGGCGACCTGTACCTGGAGGACGGCCTGCACCGCGCGGTCCGCGCCGCCCTCCAGCAGCGCCAGGTGCTGCACGCGCGCGTGCTCGAACTCGGCTGACCCGGCGCAACACGCCCGTTGCCCCTTTCGGGTTCCGCTGAGCGGCGTCTGCTGATCATCTAATAGGCATCGCCGCTCGCGCGCACTACGCTGCGCTCATGAGCATGCTGACTCCCCCCGGCATGGGCGGCCAGTACCGCATCACGGGGGACAAATACCCGCGGATGCGCCCTCCGCGGCGGCGCGGCAGGCTCGCGTTCGCCGTCCTGGCGTCCGTCGCCGCGCTCGGCCTGATCGGCTGGGGGACGCTGCAGCTCATCGACGTCTTCACGGGCGGTGGCAAGAAGGACGCGGCGGCCGGGACCAAGGCGGACTGCCGCACCAAGGCACAGACCGCCGCCGTGCTCGCGCTGCCCAGGCCCGGCGACATCACGGTGAACGTCTACAACGCCACCCCCCGCGGCGGGCTCGCCAAGGACACGGCGGCCGAGCTGAAGAAGCGCGGCTTCCGGATCGGTCACGTGGGCAACGCGACCAAGGAGTTCGACAAGAAGGTCAAGGGCACCGGGGTGCTCCTCGGCCCCGCCTCCGCGCTGAACAGCTCGCTGCCCGTGCTCGCCACCCAGCTGGCCGGCGCCGAGCGCCGCACGGACGCCGCCCACAAGGGCGCCGACGTGGACCTGGTCATCGGCGACGGCTTCAAGAACCTCACCGCGCGCACCGACGCCGACCGGGCCCTGACCACCCTGGCCAAGGCCGGGCAGACCCCCGCCGCCCCGGAGAAGAAGCACT
Above is a genomic segment from Streptomyces collinus Tu 365 containing:
- a CDS encoding helicase HerA-like domain-containing protein; amino-acid sequence: MSDSETLPAGAQEIASGYAFGGPALELGALLWDGRCHPGAPVRVPLSVLNRHGLVAGATGTGKTKTLQLVAEQLSAQGVPVFLADIKGDLSGIARPGQPGDRVRGRAAEVGQEWTPAGFPAQFLALGGLGHGVPVRATVTAFGPVLLSKVLGLNRTQEQSLGLIFHYADTKGLELVDLKDLRAVVAFLTSDEGRAELREIGGLSTATAGVILRSLTAFEAEGMADFFGEPEFGTADLLRTAPDGRGVVSVLELAAVQDRPRLFSTFLMWLLADLFHDLPEVGDLDRPKLVFFFDEAHLLFGDASKAFLESIIRTVRLIRSKGVGVFFVTQSPKDVPSDVLGQLGSRIQHAQRAFTPDDQKALAATVKTFPDSPYDLAELLTGLGTGEAVVTVLGEQGAPTPVAATRLRAPESLMGPVDADELDREVRASALFARYAQAVDRESAYERLSARRTAPPEAGRPAPAPRTKAPEREPSLVEEVVGSGMFKSLARSVGTQLGREITRSLFGTARRRR
- a CDS encoding HhH-GPD-type base excision DNA repair protein; this translates as MDVTLHLAQDPEADALLGRSPLAALTGMLLDQQIPMEWAFKGPAAIAGRLGAEDLDAHEIAVMDPETFAGLLSAKPAVHRYPGSMAKRIQQLCQYLVEHYDGNAELVWKGVDDGAELLRRLQDLPGFGKQKAQIFLALLGKQLGVRPEGWREAAGGYGEAESFRSVADITGPESLAKVRAHKQEMKAAAKADKATKAGRTTRAAGK
- a CDS encoding HdeD family acid-resistance protein produces the protein MTEAPGGGPSWDREYDDRTVHAGHAPRDHHEPEPPLEGPLHALSRAAWQLVLGTGVVSLVLGVLVLVWPDQSLTVAGVLFGVYLLVSGVFQLAAAFGTHQRASLRVLAFVSGALSILLGLFCFRGPMQSVLLIALWIGIGWLFRGITQTLAAVSDHRMPARGWHIALGILTFAAGIVLIDAPFQSVAVLTLVAGCWLVVVGVVEIVTALRIRARARQVPRTV
- a CDS encoding penicillin acylase family protein; the encoded protein is MTTETYRDAWGIPHLRAPDVLALARAQGRVTALDRAWQIEVERHRAQGTSAAFLGAPALSWDVLVRRARLDDTARRCFATLERRDAETARWVRSYVDGVNEGLADGARRAPEFARTGLAPGAWQPWTPLGVWLATHLLFAGFPAKLWREQAVRHLGPGAVGLFATDGPGTAGSNGWLLSGDRTETGLPLLAGDPHRFIEDPGVYQQIRLSCPEFDVVGLAVPGVPGIAHFGHTGTVAWSVTNAMADYQDLYRERLRRTGAGVQALDPDGTWRRAARHTELVETAGERPLEIEVLETARGPVIAGGPEGLTAEAAPAEQAPRPAGAAGTAKVPGAPSAGEPGVPSAGTADVPRARSAEAADALGARSADVPGTPSAGAARAPGTPSAEPAVMPGAQPTEPTEATEAMDAGEAAEAAEAPGAPSADASGAAHAPAHRFPTALALRYPPRVTGDLGFGALLPLLRARRVEDVDAAFDAWAEPVNVVQAADTEGGLLHRVAGRVPVRAAANLVQPVPAWRPGHDWRGWHETPYAGLTDGIAVMANQRGPAAPLGVEFAPPHRADRIRALLTERGTWTAAATAAVHTDTHLASAAPLLDRLAALDGLTPEAARLRDRLLAWDRRMDGDSTDAAVHAAVRTAVVRRLAAHPVFAALAEPPAHPEVLLPWLALVPRIGYALEHLLRAEELYGIDRDAAVRAAVEEVAAAPPAGTWSDGHRLAPWRALPGEPYEEPGLSGDHDCVLCTSAVPGLTDRAARGPAARYVWDLARREDSRWVVPFGADGVPGAPHHRDQLPLWLGGELAPVVTDWAQLTLERTEETDD
- a CDS encoding LytR C-terminal domain-containing protein, which encodes MSMLTPPGMGGQYRITGDKYPRMRPPRRRGRLAFAVLASVAALGLIGWGTLQLIDVFTGGGKKDAAAGTKADCRTKAQTAAVLALPRPGDITVNVYNATPRGGLAKDTAAELKKRGFRIGHVGNATKEFDKKVKGTGVLLGPASALNSSLPVLATQLAGAERRTDAAHKGADVDLVIGDGFKNLTARTDADRALTTLAKAGQTPAAPEKKHC
- a CDS encoding type II toxin-antitoxin system VapB family antitoxin, with product MIFKRIGNGRPYPDHGRESTRQWADVAPRPVRLDQLVTTKQQLDLETLLAEDSTFYGDLFAHVVKWQGDLYLEDGLHRAVRAALQQRQVLHARVLELG